The following coding sequences lie in one Thermomicrobium sp. 4228-Ro genomic window:
- a CDS encoding ABC transporter permease subunit — protein MSWPMVWKAIRDLRWTVFWYALGLAVYIVLLASFYPTLERQREEFERVLQQYPEFLFRVFGIDPQHTLFTSFAGFMHAETFGFIWPATALIFVVLSGAAAVAQEVERGTAEFWLSVPVSRARLLMSKQLALLAGILFVVLTSAVALAASAAAFGGELTGRGLGQLVLTLTSFLVAFAGLATLASAFTSERSKAAGLVAGVILLMYLAWLVAGLSEEARWLRYLSLMTAYDPQAAMLGGLAWYKPIVHLVVGIGAALAALVVFARRDIVA, from the coding sequence ATGAGCTGGCCGATGGTCTGGAAGGCGATACGGGATCTCAGGTGGACGGTGTTCTGGTATGCCCTCGGGTTGGCGGTCTACATCGTGCTGCTCGCCTCGTTCTACCCGACGCTCGAGCGCCAGCGCGAGGAATTCGAGCGCGTGCTCCAACAGTACCCGGAGTTCCTCTTTCGTGTGTTCGGGATCGATCCCCAGCACACCCTGTTCACGAGCTTCGCTGGGTTCATGCATGCAGAAACGTTCGGTTTTATCTGGCCAGCGACGGCGCTGATTTTCGTCGTCCTGAGCGGTGCGGCAGCGGTCGCGCAGGAGGTCGAGCGTGGCACGGCGGAATTCTGGCTGTCGGTGCCGGTCTCGCGCGCTCGCTTGCTCATGAGCAAGCAGCTCGCATTGCTCGCTGGCATCCTGTTCGTCGTCCTGACCAGTGCGGTCGCGCTCGCCGCGAGTGCGGCTGCGTTCGGCGGCGAGTTGACTGGCCGCGGGCTCGGCCAGCTCGTCCTGACATTGACGAGTTTCCTCGTCGCCTTCGCTGGGTTGGCCACGCTCGCTTCGGCCTTCACGAGCGAGCGGTCGAAAGCGGCAGGCCTCGTCGCGGGCGTGATTCTCCTCATGTATCTCGCCTGGCTCGTCGCGGGTCTCAGCGAGGAAGCACGCTGGCTTCGTTACCTTTCGCTCATGACAGCCTATGACCCGCAAGCCGCGATGCTGGGTGGGCTGGCCTGGTACAAGCCGATCGTCCATCTTGTGGTCGGCATCGGCGCGGCGCTCGCGGCACTCGTCGTGTTTGCCCGACGTGATATCGTGGCCTGA
- the pyrF gene encoding orotidine-5'-phosphate decarboxylase codes for MAFRERLEQAIARNQSLLCIGLDPDPERFPEGVTRDARGIVAFNRAIVAATSDLVCAYKPNLAFYLAHGAAGIEALAETRQLVPPEIPVILDAKLSDIASTSAAYAQAVFEALGFDAVTVHPYLGSEALEPFFAYADRGVFVLVRTSNPGAVELQDAPVGEAGDPLYLWLADRVREWNERYGNLGIVAGATYPVDLALIRQRCPDLPILAPGVGAQGGDLEEAVRAGISEGNGPLLVTVSRAILYASRGSDFAQAARDVARRLRDRIERVRAEMQEQATGR; via the coding sequence GTGGCGTTTCGCGAGCGTCTCGAGCAGGCGATAGCCCGCAACCAGTCACTCCTGTGCATCGGACTCGATCCCGACCCCGAACGGTTTCCCGAGGGGGTGACGCGCGATGCGCGCGGCATCGTCGCGTTCAACCGCGCGATCGTCGCGGCGACGAGCGACCTCGTCTGCGCCTACAAGCCGAACCTCGCTTTTTATCTCGCCCACGGTGCCGCGGGCATCGAGGCGCTCGCCGAAACGCGGCAACTCGTTCCACCGGAGATCCCAGTCATCCTGGATGCCAAGCTCAGCGACATCGCGAGCACGTCGGCTGCGTACGCGCAGGCGGTCTTCGAGGCATTGGGCTTCGATGCGGTCACCGTGCATCCCTACCTCGGCAGCGAGGCACTCGAGCCGTTCTTCGCGTACGCTGACCGCGGCGTCTTCGTCCTAGTGCGCACCTCGAATCCGGGTGCGGTCGAGCTGCAGGACGCGCCGGTCGGCGAAGCCGGTGACCCCCTGTACCTCTGGTTAGCCGATCGCGTGCGGGAATGGAACGAACGATACGGAAATCTTGGGATCGTCGCCGGTGCGACGTACCCGGTCGACCTCGCACTGATCCGGCAACGCTGCCCGGATCTCCCGATCCTGGCTCCCGGTGTCGGTGCGCAGGGCGGTGACCTGGAGGAAGCAGTACGCGCGGGGATCAGCGAAGGAAACGGCCCCCTGCTCGTCACCGTCTCGCGGGCGATCCTCTATGCGAGTCGCGGGAGCGATTTCGCTCAGGCAGCCCGGGACGTAGCCCGACGGTTGCGCGACCGGATCGAACGCGTGCGGGCCGAAATGCAAGAGCAGGCGACCGGCCGCTGA
- a CDS encoding type 1 glutamine amidotransferase domain-containing protein: protein MAELTGKRVAMLLAKDFEDVEATDPKQYLEARGAEVVIVGLDREPITGKKGTVLQPDKTIDEVTVEEFDALVIPGGGSPENLRIDDRAVAFARAFVESGKPVAAICHGPQLLISADVLRGRTVTCVKKIRDDVKNAGAIYVDEAVVIDGNLITSRVPADLPLFDEAIAKALAAVPARGD from the coding sequence ATGGCTGAACTCACTGGCAAGCGGGTCGCGATGTTGCTCGCCAAGGATTTCGAGGACGTCGAGGCGACCGATCCGAAGCAGTACCTGGAGGCGCGTGGCGCCGAGGTCGTGATCGTCGGCCTCGACCGGGAGCCGATCACCGGCAAGAAGGGAACCGTGCTGCAGCCGGACAAGACGATCGACGAGGTGACGGTCGAGGAGTTCGATGCGCTGGTCATTCCGGGCGGTGGCTCGCCCGAAAACCTTCGCATCGATGACCGAGCGGTCGCCTTCGCGCGCGCCTTCGTCGAGAGCGGCAAGCCGGTCGCGGCCATCTGCCACGGGCCGCAACTCTTGATCTCGGCCGATGTGTTGCGTGGCCGGACGGTCACCTGCGTCAAGAAGATCCGCGACGACGTGAAGAACGCCGGTGCGATCTACGTCGACGAGGCGGTGGTCATCGACGGGAACCTGATCACCTCGCGTGTCCCGGCGGATCTGCCGCTCTTCGACGAAGCGATCGCCAAGGCGCTGGCTGCTGTCCCAGCGCGCGGTGATTGA
- a CDS encoding ABC transporter ATP-binding protein — protein MSGNLPITVEQLTRSYGMQRGVIDLTFTVEPGEIYGFLGPNGAGKTTTIRVLMGFLRPTSGSARVFGLDCWSESTRVKERVGYVPGDVRIWEDMTGKQFLEFMGAFRPSVSPERRRMLLERFQVELDKRIKQLSRGNRQKLALVQAFLHDPPLLVLDEPTSGLDPLMQHEFLTFLLEEKERGKTIFLSSHQLPEVERVADRVGIIREGRLVAVLTREELKQRRTRPMEVVFAEPVDPERFADLPGVRVLSVENGGTRFQLGVRDDLRALLRRLAELPTVDLTYAPPDLESVFLTYYQAEHRERQEAAS, from the coding sequence ATGAGCGGGAACCTGCCCATCACGGTCGAGCAGTTGACCCGGAGCTATGGAATGCAACGTGGCGTCATCGACCTGACCTTCACGGTCGAGCCGGGTGAGATCTACGGTTTCTTGGGGCCGAACGGTGCTGGGAAGACGACAACGATCCGCGTCCTCATGGGGTTCCTCCGCCCGACGAGCGGCAGCGCTCGTGTCTTCGGTCTCGATTGCTGGAGCGAGTCGACACGTGTGAAGGAGCGCGTCGGCTATGTTCCGGGTGACGTCCGGATCTGGGAGGACATGACGGGCAAGCAATTCCTCGAGTTCATGGGGGCATTCCGACCGTCTGTCTCGCCCGAGCGGCGCAGGATGCTTCTCGAGCGGTTCCAGGTCGAACTCGACAAGCGGATCAAGCAACTGTCACGCGGCAATCGACAGAAGCTCGCCCTCGTCCAGGCGTTCCTGCACGATCCGCCGCTCCTCGTCCTCGACGAGCCGACCAGCGGGCTAGACCCGCTCATGCAGCACGAATTCCTGACCTTCCTGCTGGAAGAGAAGGAACGTGGCAAGACCATCTTCCTTTCCTCGCACCAGCTCCCGGAGGTCGAACGGGTGGCTGATCGAGTCGGGATCATTCGGGAGGGGCGTCTCGTCGCGGTCCTCACGAGGGAGGAACTGAAACAGCGCCGGACGCGTCCGATGGAAGTCGTCTTCGCCGAGCCAGTCGACCCGGAGCGTTTCGCTGACCTGCCGGGAGTGCGCGTCCTCTCCGTCGAGAACGGGGGAACGCGTTTCCAGCTCGGGGTGCGCGACGATCTCCGGGCGCTCCTGCGCCGGCTGGCCGAGCTGCCGACCGTCGATTTGACGTACGCCCCGCCCGACCTGGAGAGTGTCTTCCTCACCTATTACCAGGCTGAGCACCGTGAGCGACAGGAGGCGGCGTCATGA